The genomic DNA ttaatagataaataaagATCAAGGAGTTACTTATACAAGTGTCAAGGGGTTGAAATTCGGAAATGTTTTGATAggattaatgttatttatgaaaACATGAAAGAGTACAAGGGACACAAGAAAATTTTGTCACTATCCACATTCATGATTATAATCAACTCTAGATTATAACAATGAAAAGTTAATTGGATTACACGGTTAAGAAGTTCTCCTTTAGGCTTCTTTCAAAGCTCTAGGGGTTGAGACAAGGGGATCCCTTGTCTCCCTACTTATTCACAATAGCAATGGCGGCCCTTAGTAGTCTTCTCTTGAGAGCTAGGGAAGGAGGTTTTATCTCAAGGTTCAAGGTGAAGGGAAGAGGGAGTGAGGGGAAGGAAGTTTCTCATCTCCCCTTTGCTAACGACACAATTGCTTTTGCAAGGCTTCTTAGGATCAAGTCAATAATTGATGTTGGGATCTCATGTAGTTCAAGGCTATTTCAAGGCTGATAATTAATCTTTATAAGAGTGAGTTGATCCCAGTTAGGAGGGTGGAAAATATGGAGGCGTTGGCTTCTGAGCTCGGTTGCAAGGTAGGGGAGCTACTGACTTCTTACTTGGGCTCTCTTTGGGGGCTTGCTCCTTGCAGATCAAAGGCGGGTTGGAATGGGGTTGAAGAGTGGTTTCAAAAAAGGGCTTCAATGTGGAAGAGCCAATACATCTCTAAAGGGGGGAGGCTTACAATGATTCATAACACATTATCCAActtgcttatttattttatgtctttgtCCATCTTGAAAAATGTCAGGTTAAGGCTAGAGAAAATCCCAAAGGATTTTCTTTGAGGTGGAGAGGCCCTAAAGAAAAACCCACACTTGGTGAAGTGGTCGGCTATTTGTAAGGCCAAGTCAAAAGGGTTTTGGGTGTCAAATCTCTCTCTTTGCTAAACAAAACCCTTCTTTGCAAATGGCTTTGCCATTTTACTTGTTAAAGGGAATTGCTTTGGAAGAAGGTTATTGTTGGCAAATATAGGGAGGATGAAGGGAGGTGTTCTTGTGAGGTAAGAGACTGTTATGAGGTAGGCTTTTGGAAAGCTATAAGAAAGGAATGGGATATCTTCAATAATGGAGTCTCTTTTTCTATGGCCAATGGGAGAAGAGCGAAATTCTGGAAGAACAGGTGGTGTGGTGAGGAGCCTCTAGTGTTGCCTTTCCATCCTTGTTTGCCTTAGTCAAGTTGAAAGAGACGAGAGCAAGAAATTTATGGGAGTAGAGTGAGGAAGGAGGACAATGGAATTTCTATTTCACAAGGAAtttaaatgattgggagttagatCTCATGGAGTTTTTTTGTTTAGACCCCAAGGAAAGTCAGTGCACAAAGACATGGATGATTAAGTAGTATGAAAGATCATTAAGAATGATATCTTTTCTGTGAGATTTCTTTATTCTGCTCTTGAGTTAGATCGTGCCTTTCCTTTTCCATTAGCGATTATCAGGAACCTCTGGAGTCTAGGGTGAGCTTTTTCCTTAGGAGGCATGTTGGGATAAGGTGTTGAAGTTGGACCGACTTCAAAGAAGAGGTTAGTTTAGTCAACATGTATACTCTTTGCAAAGACGAGGCAAAATGCATTGACCACACTCTTTGTGGCAGCTATTCTTTCTATTGTTCGGTATTTTCTAGGTTATTTTTGCCTCTATCAAGGAGATCTCCTCAGGTGGCATGGCTCTTTTATGGGAAGAAGGTGAAAGAAGGCATGACAGCAGCCATAACGTTATGCATTCTCTAGACTATTTGGGAGGAATGAAAACGAagatcatttgaaaatgagTTGTATGATCAACGTCTAAATAACATCTTCCTCAATAATATCTATTAGTGGTTCAAGGCTTACGTAGATGAAGGTGCTAGGTCTTTAttggattttattgattggctGGGGTTTTGTTGAGGGAGGGAGTAGATTTTTTGTCTTCCCCTTTTTTGTTTGGCCCTGTTGTATACGTCCCATGTACTCTCGTTTACCTTTTCTTTCggcgcttttaatatattctcttctTTGCCTATCGAAAAAAGAGAAGACAAAGAAAACAAGGCCAAGGAAGCTCTATACAATAGAAAACAGAAATTATCAACATTAGTAAATTGGAAATGTAGCTGTAAGTACAGGGCCAACACATGAAGCTGTAAATTCTATAATACCACCAACAATCACAACAGAACCATCCATACCAACACATAAAATTGCAACCAGCAGCCATGACTTAAAATAGACAACTTTTGACAACTTTAGGTTATCAACGACTCCAAGCATCATACAACCAAATTCCAATTCAGgatcaatcaaatataatagAATTCCAAGTCTAAACATTCCCTGCCTTTTGCCACTCTTCCTCATGATCTTTTGCTACCCACAAGCTTGAAATGCTATCTTCTCTGAATAAATACCATTTTAAGGGTAACAGGATAATTTTCCTGAACTGAAAACACTTGGCAGTAGTCCTGAAAGCAAATGTACATAGTTCACTAATGAATGTCTGAGAAGTATACTAACAAATCTGATTCTgattctgtttttgttttttcctttgctttttttGCCTGTTTGGGATAATTAACATTTTTCCccagtgaaataaaaaatatcccaaaatcTTAAGGAATAGAGAATGAATAGAAAATcctcttattttcatttcatctatTTGATAAATAGAAAGAACTATACATGCACCCTAGGCCTATTGAGTAACCAAATTAATCAAACTGTCAATCCTGTTTGCattcacttttttgttttttttttttttttttttttttttttataggtgttgacctttttttcttcttactcAAATTTGTTCATTAATTAATCTTTTCCTTCTAAACAAAttcacacacatatatatagatGTGCGTCAGTGTATGAGTTTTTACATTGGTAAAATAAAATGGCATAAAGGGAGAAttggggaactcattaagaggcaagacactttggcaaattgcttgccttactttgatttggatggtgtggcaagaaagaaacaataggatctttgaggataaagggagaacggaagagatggtttgggatttgatccggttttattcttctctatgggcttcttgtactaaagcttttagaggagttcctctaagcattctacaactcaattggattgAGGCTTGCGTTTcaagagtttgaagattgatggggtttcttttgtttttagtgtttttgttgggtgtttttccttggtatttgtgtaggaaggacctctcatccttcccttggtttttttctctttctattgtctcttttttctcccctgtatttgttcttttattaatataatcttctttgtttctgttcaaaaaaataaataaataaaataaaataaaataaaatggcatAAAAGAAAGCTGAAGTAGTCCCACATAACTGTAACTAGTAGATATTGAATGGCATCTTACAGAAAAAAATGGTAACAGAGAGAGAAGAACAAGGAAATCATTTTATCTGTGTCATTTCATTGCCAAACCTTATTCTAGATcaattgaaacatttttaactCAATAAAGGTGTGTTTTGGAAGGCAGGAATAGCAATGATATTAACATGGGAATGAAGTTGAATCATAATACCATTTGGGAAAAAGGAATCAAAATCCTGGCAAGAGTAGGTTTTGGTTTCtgtgataataaatttttattcccACTCCTACGTCTAAAAAGCAATCCAAACACAATGACCAATGAGAAATGGAATggattttcattctcattctcttttCCAATTAACCAAAAATGTCCTAAGAGGAAAGGTTCAAATGACGAAGATAAGCATTCATGGAAAAAGCTTCTTGAGAAATATGGACATTCAATAGCAAAGCAGTGGAGCTGAGACACGAGTTGAGAACTAGATTTCTCAGCAACTATACAgagattaatttataaaaaataaaataagacaaaataaaaatgaaaaaaaaaaaaaaaaaaaaaaaaacctaaaataaccAGAATCTGAACAGAAAAAATCCTGTCATTGACATTCTTTACTGAGGTGTTGTTTCTAGAACCTGAAACAGACTTACTCAAATTACCTTAAAATCTGAAATAGAGAAGTTCAACAACTAAAGGTGATgaggaaagccttttaaagtttattcaaggaagaaagcgaagacctaagtaaacttgaagtatgattaatattaattagaattgaattgggATTGGTAGTTgctggagtctaattaggattagctagttgagttataatataattagaatttaagtcatgataggttattagagtccgagtagactttgaatttcttagagaagcctataaataggctaatcaatgtaaatcaaaggaataaatttaatgaataatattatactttctttcattgcaaggttgcaaccctcaatggtgagactccactgattttcttctaggtgagactcctagaaggccttagtgagactctaaggttttccatcttttcttcattgtttcttctttctctctatttcttatcttataattttctctaccataaaatttattccttgttcctctccttacaccctaaaaataaaaccctagcccacctacccttgagtgtaggcaaccatcctagggttgtcctacatcaaaaGGTTTCTTTCAAAGTCAACTCAGGGCTTCAAAACAGAGAAGTCGATTCCAGCTTTGATCTCCAAACAAAGCATGTTCCACGGAATTTAGGAACAAAATAAGAGAAGCAAACAGCTAGATGACAGGAGACAATGAGAATGTCCGGTCTGCAAAGATTGTCTGGAAGAAAATGGAGAGCCGCAATAAAGAGAAATGGGATCTAGGGCTCACAAGAGTCGGATGGGTGTTGGCAACAGAAATCCAGGGTTCACTAGAAAGGGATGGGTTTTTGCAACAGAAATCTAGGCTTTGCAAGAAAGGGATGGGTTTTTTGCTGGTGGCTAAGACCTCCATGGGATGATCTTACTCACAATGCTCAAAACAGTGTCTGGACAGCTAGACATTTCTCAGGTTACAAAGAATTGCCAAGTTTGTACTCACATAGACAGTGTTCCCTTTTTACCCCTTCATATGGCATACCCTTGCTTCTCATGAAATTTCTCCAGTGAGTCAAAAGTTGGTCTAATACAGTGTTCACTTATCGTACATCATAAAAAGTAGTACTCTGTGGCATGCATCCATTGAACACCACAATATTGCAGcatgaaaaaacacttttcttgtAGTGTATGCAACACAACTAAATTTCTTtacattcatttttaaaaaaaaataaggatggGTCAAAAGCAATAAGATTCAAAAACTGACAGGAAATTGACAATAGATTCAGAATCCACTGAAATGAGCAATCTCCACTCGGCATGGCAATGTAAATATATACACCTATAACACATCATTTTAGAGAACTCAATGGTAACTGATAAAGTTATATTGCAAGAAATAAAACAGACATGTCTTGAAAAGCTAGTAAGTACAGCTGAagaagaaaatatcatattgtGTACCCAAACGGGGGGGTCCAACACCCGGCCAACAACAGAAGCATCAAATCTGGGCATGCATCACTGGTTACAGGTAACAGGCAGTGCAATAATTAACTAAAGGTTATAAGCATTTTCACTTTGTTTACTAAACATTCATCTACAGATCAGATATTTCTTAGAGCATCCGCAGAACTTAAGGAGATAAAAATAGGGAACTATATGATTACAACAGTATAAGAAAGTGAAGCTGGCAAACCAATGAAGGAGGTTTTTGCACGTTCAATCAACATCCCCAGGGAAGCATGCTCATAAAGTCTCTCCACTTCATCCACTAGTCAGGTAAACAAGAATATACTCAGGCAGCTCATCAGGCCAGAAGATAGGTGCTCTTTTGCTAAGGAAATACAAATGACCTATCTTTGAATACTTTAATAAATCCTGCAGAACAAACAACAATCAACATATGAAACCGAATGACTAGTTTTTCTTCAATTATGACACTTCAAATTCACAGAAAATATTCTAATCATACCAAACTGTATCCAAAATCTGGTAATCAAGTAATAAGCAAGCATCTTCAACAGAGCATAATGTAATTTCAATAACAAAGATGAGAATCTAGAGATTGACAAATCAAATCCAAGAATAATATAATAACAGTAAAGTTTCAAAATAACAAGGAAAATTCTaggaaaaacaaggaaaatttcaattatagCATAACTGAAAAAGGGAATACAGAGAAAGAGATACCTGCAGAACAAATTCTTTGTTATTGACATGCCTAGGTGGGCAAGGACCAGTTTGCGTACTTTTCCCAACAAATGATTGCAAAAGAATGTCCATAGGATTTTCCATCCCTTCATGTTAAGACTCACAATATGTTCTGTGCAGATAAACCTTTTTGAAGGTTGAAGCAAGTCATATTTAGTTTCAAGAGAAAATTTCTgtgacattttcaaaatttcctttttggcaaaaacttcaattaattgaattccatttttaaaataaaatgaaaacggAATCAAGCACGACGTTTACTCAAACGCCAAGAGTTAGGTTCATGATATCTGTCATAAAGTGGTTCAATACGCTCTTGACGCTTCCGTTTGCTCATTTTTGTGGGATCTGCCACATTGAAGAATCTTGGTGCCAATTCCACAAGCCATTTGGGGTCTACAACTGTAACCTCTCGCATGTACTCCTTTGTAGTCATTACCAATTCATGGTAGATGACCCAGTCTGGCTGTCTCTGGAAAAGAGCACTGCTTGGGTGAATATAAACTGGCTGGTTCTCAACTAGGGTTCTATAACCCTCCTGTGGGTCCTTTCTTGCTGCATGGAAAAAGAAACCCGCTGTAATTGCCTTCCTTATCTTCGTGAAATTTTTCCCAGCACTAACAACATCCAATTTATACCTGAAATGCAGCAGTGGTGAGTTAGAAATACCAggcatttgtttatttatttatttattataaacacCAGGCACTTAATTTTAAGTAGTTTATTGAGTAAGATTAGCATAAATATGGCCCAAAATCAAGAAAGAATCACAACTGGCATACTCCAGTGAGACCAAACTTCTGGATCTTTCATTAAGCATTATGGTCTTCCAAATGAATCAAAGACTTGAAATATGGAAAAAATTCAGTGCTCAACAAATCGGAGAAGGTTTCCACTCTTTACAATAATCAAAACATATATGATCCCAAAAAGCATATGGTAGCAATTTGTCTACAACAAcgtagaaaagaaaagaaagatgatGAAGCAAATGCCAAAAGGCATTCACTGACAAGCATTCACAATGGGTAGAAGAAATGATGTGAATCAAATTCAACAATAATACTGTCTTAATAAAACTGGTCTACAGCTATTCTGACAAATTGGATGAGGCAATGAAGACAGTGGCACACCTACTATAGGCAAATTCCATGATCCAAGTACAGCTGTACCCAAACTGAGCAAGTGTGAGCAGTAAACAGTGAGCAAAATAACCAATTATTGATACAACATTATTCAACAACGTGGATTTGGACCAAAGCGCCTCTACACAACTGGTTTTCATATTTagcactaaatttttttttttacacgtcaatttttgtccccattgagACTTGGACCTGCAAAGCCCCCAGAAAACCTCCCACCTTTACCACTTGACCCAGGCCTCAAGGGCTCGTTGTCATGTTTAGAACCAAATTATAACAAACAATGTTTACACCTATTAATGAAGATAAACTACCAGTAAGAATTATGCTTCTTAATTTCTGTCAGCATGTAGAAAATCATCATTAGATTTGCAAGAAAAtctaattcaaaaaaataaaaaaataaaaagcaaaagaaaatagtGCAATGCAAATAGATGTATCCCAGCAAGAAACTAAAGCAAAAATCCATGCCCAAGAACtatgaaacatataaaaagAGAACTAGAATATCATACTTGTCCATGATGGTGAGAAGTTGTTTTCTCACATCTTGTGCCCTCCTCAAGGATCGAGACTGAACAAAGTTCTCAAAACACCACGGTCCGGAAAAATTCTTTGCCTTCCAAGCCTCATAAACAGCAAGCAAAGTTAGATGGTCTCCTTCTGGCTGAAAAAACTTGGCCCTCTTTTGATCAGCCTGAGCTTGCTTTTCCCTGGGCCTGTAGAAGATGTTCCCTGTCTGAATCATTGCAATGATTGTCAAAATCTCATCACTGCACCCAAGGTCCACACTGGCAAGTAGCATCTTAGATAATGGAGGTTCCAGTGGAAATTCTGCCATTTTCCTGCCCAATTTGGTCAGAAGCCCCTCCTCATCTAGAGCTCCAAGACTGTACAGCTGTTCCATGGCAGAAATAAGAGCTTGAGGCGAAGGTGGatccataaaatcaaaagaCAGAAGATCATTTATCCCCATTGCTTTCATCATAAGCGTAGTAACCCCAAGATTTATCCTTTGTATCTCTGGAATTGAGGTTGGGGATATCTCATTCCTATAAGCACTCTCAGTGTAAAGGCGATAGCATTTTCCAGGTCCTGTACGTCCAGCACGCCCAGCTCGTTGTTTGGCTGATGCTTGTGAAATAGGTGTTATGACCAATGAATCAAGCCCTTGTTTGGGGTTGTAGACATTTTGCTTCGCAAAACCAGGATCAATGACATAAAAGATACCATCAATGGTTAAAGAAGCCTCAGCAATGTTGGTAGCCACAACCACTTTCCTCTTCCCTGGAGGAGCAGGGTCAAAAATCCTCGACTGCATTTCACTAGGAAGGGCACTATAGACTGGTAAAATAATGAGTTCAGGAACATTTTTACCTAGCCCTTTCATCCTCTCGTGAAGAGACTGGCATGCATGATCAATCTCCTCCTGACCAGTCAAGAAGAGGAGGATGTCTCCTTCTGGTTCTGTCAAATGAATTTGGAGGACAGTAATCAAAGATGCATCTAGGTAATCGCTTTCAGGTTGTTTGGTGTAGAGTATCTCCACAGGAAAAGTTCTTCCAGGGATGGTAAAGATGTTGCAGTTGAAGAAATACCCTGAAAATTTCTCTGCATCCAATGTGGCAGATGTGACAATCAAGCGAAGATCAGGTCTCCGTTTCACAAGTTGCTTCAGCAATCCAAAAAGGACATCAGTGTAGATTGTCCTCTCGTGAGCTTCATCAAGCATGATTACAGAATATTGAGAAAGATTGTCATCAATCAGAATCTCCCTGAGAAGCATGCCATCAGTCATGTACTTGATGACAGTATCTGGTCCAGTACAATCCTCAAACCGAATAGCATACCCAACTTCCTCTCCTATACGACAACCAAACTCTTCAGCAACCCTCTTTGCCACAGACATTGCAGCCACTCTACGGGGTTGGGTACATCCAATCTTTCCCCTGGTAGTGTAACCTGCTTCAGCTAGATACTGTGTTACTTGTGTTGTCTTGCCAGAACCAGTCTCACCAATGACTACAAGAACCTGATTATCATGCACAGCCTGAACAAGTTCCTTCTTCAACTTGTAGATAGGCAAGCTTTGTCTCTGCTCCTGGATGGAGAGTTTTGATCTTTGGCCAAAAGTCAGGGCTTTTCCAAAAGCATCCTTCTTCCATTCAGGCATATCATAGGCTGATAGACCAACACCCCTCAGCTCCTGAGCAAGATGCCTCTCACCTGTCTCAGGCATTGGGTCTTCCCAGGGACGATTGAGATCTTTAGGAATAGAATCAAGCATTGTTCTCTGCTGCTGTTCCCGTACTTCTCTTCGTTCCTTTATGAGAGCTGACTGAAGGGCAGCAGCTCGACTCAAGGACCCCTCTGGATTCTTGAAGATCTTCACAGGAGACATGTCCATAGAGTATCGACTCTGCC from Vitis riparia cultivar Riparia Gloire de Montpellier isolate 1030 chromosome 8, EGFV_Vit.rip_1.0, whole genome shotgun sequence includes the following:
- the LOC117919725 gene encoding LOW QUALITY PROTEIN: probable pre-mRNA-splicing factor ATP-dependent RNA helicase DEAH5 (The sequence of the model RefSeq protein was modified relative to this genomic sequence to represent the inferred CDS: inserted 2 bases in 1 codon) gives rise to the protein MSVDAQNDGLKKLEYLSLVSKVCTELETHLGVGDKVLAEFITDMGRKCETVDEFDSKLKENGAEMPDYFVRTLLTIIHAILPPKPKSDDKGMKKDGGDGKKSKFPALGIGDSKERVKELEREIEMESRDRRRQEEEAKHRDERNRDRXTETDRRERHRERNDRSERHRERDDRNERHRERDDRSERHRERDDRSERHRERDDGSERGTGRADDDYDDNNDYRGRGRHRDRYEKHRRDGYEENGDNREGGEDGGDRRSDRDRRNGRYHSDEPELYNVYKGRVSRVMDTGCFVQLNDLKGKEGLVHVSQIATRRVGNAKDVVKRDQEVYVKVISVSGQKLSLSMRDVDQNTGRDLIPLKKSSEDDALRTNPSGSNQGPVSRTGLSGIRIVEENDAAPSRRPLKRMSSPEKWEAKQLIASGVLDIREFPMYDDEGDGMLYQEEGAEEELEIEINEDEPAFLQGQSRYSMDMSPVKIFKNPEGSLSRAAALQSALIKERREVREQQQRTMLDSIPKDLNRPWEDPMPETGERHLAQELRGVGLSAYDMPEWKKDAFGKALTFGQRSKLSIQEQRQSLPIYKLKKELVQAVHDNQVLVVIGETGSGKTTQVTQYLAEAGYTTRGKIGCTQPRRVAAMSVAKRVAEEFGCRIGEEVGYAIRFEDCTGPDTVIKYMTDGMLLREILIDDNLSQYSVIMLDEAHERTIYTDVLFGLLKQLVKRRPDLRLIVTSATLDAEKFSGYFFNCNIFTIPGRTFPVEILYTKQPESDYLDASLITVLQIHLTEPEGDILLFLTGQEEIDHACQSLHERMKGLGKNVPELIILPVYSALPSEMQSRIFDPAPPGKRKVVVATNIAEASLTIDGIFYVIDPGFAKQNVYNPKQGLDSLVITPISQASAKQRAGRAGRTGPGKCYRLYTESAYRNEISPTSIPEIQRINLGVTTLMMKAMGINDLLSFDFMDPPSPQALISAMEQLYSLGALDEEGLLTKLGRKMAEFPLEPPLSKMLLASVDLGCSDEILTIIAMIQTGNIFYRPREKQAQADQKRAKFFQPEGDHLTLLAVYEAWKAKNFSGPWCFENFVQSRSLRRAQDVRKQLLTIMDKYKLDVVSAGKNFTKIRKAITAGFFFHAARKDPQEGYRTLVENQPVYIHPSSALFQRQPDWVIYHELVMTTKEYMREVTVVDPKWLVELAPRFFNVADPTKMSKRKRQERIEPLYDRYHEPNSWRLSKRRA